In one Magallana gigas chromosome 9, xbMagGiga1.1, whole genome shotgun sequence genomic region, the following are encoded:
- the LOC117691391 gene encoding tripartite motif-containing protein 2-like — translation MDPLGNWAQDVLRCRLCETPGPPMYCGICHIHLCKACVGEHLSDESNDHKVVTLKMRVSTINYPLCQNHSAKRCQLHCEKCDIPICVQCVSSGEHLGHRAVDILKSLSTKKETLQKYLQELENSIYPIYMQISSNIQVQKDGINENSQKLTTAINKHGEDLHKEIDISTKKLKCDLHEMDSKYLGILNKKEDEITRTISEITQSIDDLKKLLDSNDASRVFAYKSKNAKFRRLPPKLAVTLPKFLPRKIDKGHIYKEFGSLSELAIESEKDGYEMDSQVAQSSSLERPLADEPRIITNIYTEYRGINEFRNVSCLIDTEVWTCGIDNVMRLYSLKGDVVKSVQTTSGYDPQDIAVTSSGDLVYTDKDDRTVNIVKNKKIKTVIRLQGWRPRSVCCTFSGDLLVVMTSDDYQQTKVVRYSDCIEKQSIQFNNEGRPLYSSGGYYKYISENRNLDICLSDSAACAVVVVNQAGKLRFNYTGPPSTTHGSFNPLGITTDSQGRILTADTINHRVHILDQDGQFLRYIDNCQLHEPRALCVDTRDNLFVAEWDTGSLKIIQYTCNT, via the coding sequence atggaCCCCTTGGGTAATTGGGctcaggatgtgttacggtgtcgtctctgtgagaccccgggcccccctatgtactgtggcatttgtcacatacatctgtgtaaagcctgtgtgggggaacatctctcTGATGAGTCAAACGATCACAAAGTGGTGACGCTTAAAATGAGAGTAAGTACTATCAATTACCCACTATGCCAAAACCACTCGGCTAAACGATGTCAACTTCATTGCGAAAAATGTGACATCCCTATTTGTGTGCAGTGTGTATCTTCTGGAGAACATCTGGGCCATAGAGCAgttgacattttaaaaagtctATCCACCAAAAAAGAAactcttcaaaaatatttacaagaatTAGAAAATTCCATTTATCCTATATACATGCAGATTTCATCTAACATTCAAGTTCAAAAAGATGGCATTAATGAAAACTCCCAAAAATTGACAACAGCTATtaacaaacatggagaagacttgcacaAAGAAATAGACATTTCCACTAAGAAATTGAAATGTGATCTTCATGAAATGGACTCCAAATACTTaggtattttgaataaaaaagaagacGAAATTACACGCACAATATCTGAAATCACACAAAGTATTGATGATCTGAAGAAGTTATTGGACTCCAATGATGCCAGCCGTGTCTTTGCCTACAAATCCAAAAATGCgaaattcagaagattgcctccgaAACTTGCTGTTACCTTACCAAAATTCCTCCCTCGGAAAATTGATAAAGGACATATTTATAAAGAGTTCGGTTCTTTGTCAGAGTTAGCAATAGAGTCAGAAAAAGATGGCTATGAAATGGATTCCCAAGTAGCCCAGTCTTCCTCTTTAGAAAGACCACTCGCTGATGAACCTAGGATCATCACAAACATATACACTGAATACAGAGGCATCAATGAATTCCGCAATGTATCGTGTCTCATTGACACAGAAGTATGGACGTGTGGCATTGACAACGTAATGCGACTCTACAGTCTGAAAGGAGACGtagtgaagtcagtccaaaccacGTCAGGGTACGATCCACAGGACATAGCAGTAACAAgcagtggggatctagtttatactgataaagatgatagaactgtgaacatagtgaagaataaaaagataaagacagtgatcagactacaggggtggagACCCCGCAGTGTCTGTTGCACTTTCTCTGGTGATCTCCTCGTTGTCATGACCAGTGATGATTATCAACAAACCAAAGTTGTGCGATATTCTGACTGTATAgaaaaacaaagtattcagttcAATAACGAAGGAcgacctctctattcatctggtggttactataaatacatcagtgagaacaggaacctcgATATCTGTTTGTCAGACTCTGCAGCttgtgcagtagtggtggtcaatcaggccgggaaactccggtttaacTACACAGGCCCACCATCCACTACCCATGGGTCATTCAATCCTCTCGGCATCACTAcggacagccagggtcggatcctgacagcagacacGATCAACCACCGtgtccacatcctggatcaggacggacagttcctccgctataTTGACAACTGCCAATTACATGAGCCACGGGCCCTATGTGTGGataccagagacaacctctttgtggctgagtggGATACTGGTAGCCTGAAGataatacaatatacatgtaacacgtGA
- the LOC136271935 gene encoding uncharacterized protein, with amino-acid sequence MGHECTYHQDHDDGHTDPSTTNTDPTKRNIDPGDIFTVLVIRTLTLVIGIMTLVIGIETLVMGILTLATDVQTLVMSTQTLVIRTLTLTRVMGILTLVMGVQTPLLGTQTLVMDIMTLVIGMEALVIGILALVMGVQNLVIGTETLVIRMKTLVMGILALVLGVQTLVVAMLILVIRTLTLVIGMETLVIDPGDGLMTLVMGVQTPLLGTQTLVMDIMTLVIGMETLVMGMKTLVMGILALVMGVQTLVVAMLILVIRTLTLVIGMETLVIGILAVITGVQTLVMGTQTLVIRTLTLVIGMETLVMGILALITGVQTLVMGTHTLVIRTLTLVIGMETLVMGILTLVIGV; translated from the exons ATGGGTCAcgagtgtacgtatcaccaag ACCAtgatgatgggcacacagaccctagTACTACGAACACTGACCCTACTAAAAGGAATATTGACCCAGGTGATATATTTACagttctggtgatacgtactctgactctggtgataggcattatgaccctggtgataggtattgagaccctggtgatgggtatactgactttGGCTACggatgtacagaccctggtcatgagcacacagactctggtgatacgtactctgaccctg acccgggtgatgggtatactgaccctggtgatgggtgtacagaccccgtTGTTGGGCACACAAACACTAGTGATGGATataatgaccctggtgataggtatggaggcCCTGGTGAtcggtatactggccctggttatgggtgtacagaacctggtgataggcacagagactctggtgatac gtatgaagaccctggtgatgggtatactggccctggttttgggtgtacagaccctggtggtGGCCATGCtgattctggtgatacgtactctgaccctggtgataggtatggagaccctggtgatag accctggtgatgggttaatgaccctggtgatgggtgtacagaccccgtTGTTGGGCACACAAACACTAGTGATGGATataatgaccctggtgataggtatggagaccctggtgatgg gtatgaagaccctggtgatgggtatactggccctggttatgggtgtacagaccctggtggtGGCCATGCtgattctggtgatacgtactctgaccctggtgataggtatggagaccctggtgataggtatactggCCGTGATTActggtgtacagactctggtgatgggcacacagactctggtgatacgtactctgaccctggtgatag gtatggagaccctggtgatgggtatactagcCCTGATTacgggtgtacagactctggtgatgggcacacatactctggtgatacgtactctgaccctggtgatag gtatggagaccctggtgatgggtatactgaccctggttattggTGTatag